A window of Stutzerimonas stutzeri genomic DNA:
GCACGTCGATGACGAGGGCCCTGGTGTACCGGAGCAGCGTCTTGAACAGGTCTTCGAGCCCCACGTACGACTGTCGGGGCAGCAGCAGGGCTATGGGCTGGGCCTTGGCATTGCACGCAACATCGCCCACGCCCATGGCGGCGAGCTGAGCATGCGCAACCTGCAGCCGGGTGGGCTGAGGGTGACGCTGACCCTGCCGCGCTGAATCAGCCCCGTGCGCCTCGTTACGCGTGTCGCGCCTTTGTAACGGCCTTGTGACCATCGGCCATCCCTTCGTTACCCAGTGACCATTTTTCTGCGCATAGACTCGATCCATCGCAAGCGACCATGACTTGCAGGATAAAAACAAGAAGGTGCCCCTCCATGAATGCGTTCCATCGTCTCGCTCTATCCGTTTCCCTTGCCCTGCCTGTTCTCGCCCACGCCGGCGAAGTCGAAGTTCTGCACTGGTGGACCTCCGGTGGTGAAAAGCGCGCGGCCGATACCCTGCAGAAGCTGGTCGAGCAGAAGGGCCACAGTTGGAAGGATTTTGCGGTGGCCGGTGGCGGCGGTGAGGCTGCCATGACTGTACTGAAAACCCGCGCCGTGTCCGGCAACCCGCCTTCTGCTGCACAGATCAAGGGCCCAGACATCCAGGAGTGGGGCGAGCTCGGCCTGCTCGCCAACCTTGATGACACCGCCAAGGCCGAGCGCTGGGATGAGCTGCTGCCAGAGCAGGTGCGCAAGATCATGCAGTACGACGGTTCCTACGTGGCCGTCCCGGTCAACGTACACCGGGTCAACTGGCTGTGGATCAATCCGGAAGTATTCGAAAAGGCCGGCGCCACGCCACCGAAGACGCTCGATGAGTTCTTTGCTGCAGCCGACAAGCTCAAAGCCGCCGGCTTTATCCCGGTTGCCCACGGTGGCCAGCCCTGGCAGGACGGCACTGTCTTCGAGGATTTCGTGCTGAGCATTCTCGGGCCGGACGACTATCACAAGGCCTTCGTCGAGCTGGATAACGACACCCTGACTGGCGACAAGATGGTCCAGGCCTTTACCGCCCTGAAAAAGCTGCGTGACTACATCGATCCCGATGCTGCGGGGCGCGAGTGGAACCGTGCTACGGGCATGGTCATCGACGGCAAAGCCGGCATGCAGATCATGGGCGACTGGGCAAAAAGCGAGTTCACCGCCGCCAACAAGGTGGCCGGTAAGGACTATCAGTGCCTGCCGTTCCCCGGAACCCAAGGCAGCTTTGCCTTCAACATCGACTCCCTGGCGATGTTCAAGCTCAGCAACGATGACAACCGCAAAGCCCAGGAAGACCTGGCGCGCACCGTGCTGGAGCCGGAATTCCAGACGTTCTTCAACCAGAACAAGGGCTCTATTCCGGTTCGCCAGGACCAGGACATGAGCGAGTTCGACGCCTGCGCCCAGCAGTCGATGACTGACTTCAAGGCGGCGGCCAAGGGCAGCGGTTTGCAGCCCAGTCTGACCCATGGCATGGCCGCTTCCAGCTATGTGCAGGGTGCGGTGTTCGACGTGGTCACCAACTTCTTCAACGATCCCAAGGCCGACCCGCAAAAGGCGG
This region includes:
- a CDS encoding ABC transporter substrate-binding protein translates to MNAFHRLALSVSLALPVLAHAGEVEVLHWWTSGGEKRAADTLQKLVEQKGHSWKDFAVAGGGGEAAMTVLKTRAVSGNPPSAAQIKGPDIQEWGELGLLANLDDTAKAERWDELLPEQVRKIMQYDGSYVAVPVNVHRVNWLWINPEVFEKAGATPPKTLDEFFAAADKLKAAGFIPVAHGGQPWQDGTVFEDFVLSILGPDDYHKAFVELDNDTLTGDKMVQAFTALKKLRDYIDPDAAGREWNRATGMVIDGKAGMQIMGDWAKSEFTAANKVAGKDYQCLPFPGTQGSFAFNIDSLAMFKLSNDDNRKAQEDLARTVLEPEFQTFFNQNKGSIPVRQDQDMSEFDACAQQSMTDFKAAAKGSGLQPSLTHGMAASSYVQGAVFDVVTNFFNDPKADPQKAAKQLAAAIKAVQ